The Streptomyces sp. Mut1 genome window below encodes:
- a CDS encoding lytic polysaccharide monooxygenase, producing the protein MNAKRRLALVIGAGVAPLLAVALPAATASAHGYVSNPPSRQAQCASGVVDCGQIKYEPQSVEGPKGLMSCSGGNAQFAELDNDNKGWKATSVGSSTDFSWTLTARHATSTWQYYIGNSKIAEFNDNGAQPGATKTHHVNFGSFSGRQKVLAVWNISDTANAFYACIDVQIGGGGENPGGGDDGDPGDCATAAWDAGRVYNGGDTVSYNGHTWRAKWWVQGDQPGTTGEWGVWEDLGVC; encoded by the coding sequence ATGAACGCGAAGCGAAGACTGGCCCTCGTGATCGGTGCCGGAGTCGCCCCCCTGCTCGCGGTGGCCCTGCCGGCCGCCACGGCCAGTGCCCACGGATACGTCTCCAACCCGCCGAGCCGCCAGGCCCAGTGCGCCTCGGGCGTCGTCGACTGCGGCCAGATCAAGTACGAGCCGCAGAGCGTCGAGGGCCCCAAGGGCCTCATGAGCTGCAGCGGCGGCAACGCGCAGTTCGCCGAGCTGGACAACGACAACAAGGGCTGGAAGGCCACGTCGGTCGGCAGCTCGACCGACTTCTCCTGGACCCTGACGGCCCGCCACGCCACGAGCACCTGGCAGTACTACATCGGCAACTCCAAGATCGCCGAGTTCAACGACAACGGCGCCCAGCCCGGCGCCACCAAGACCCACCACGTGAACTTCGGCAGCTTCTCCGGCCGCCAGAAGGTCCTCGCCGTCTGGAACATCTCCGACACGGCCAACGCGTTCTACGCCTGCATCGACGTCCAGATCGGCGGCGGCGGCGAGAACCCCGGCGGCGGCGACGACGGCGACCCGGGCGACTGCGCCACCGCGGCCTGGGACGCCGGCCGCGTCTACAACGGCGGCGACACCGTCTCGTACAACGGCCACACCTGGCGCGCCAAGTGGTGGGTCCAGGGCGACCAGCCCGGCACCACCGGCGAGTGGGGCGTCTGGGAGGACCTCGGCGTCTGCTGA
- a CDS encoding AAA family ATPase: MTRSRTDRLRTADSRTPGSRTPGSRTSGRDALRHAARAHLEGGGGVLLTGPEGIGRSTTVTQLADEFAARGHRVLRCAPASSDRDSPFLGLIDLLATAGDAPLAGLAAQERALLEGALLRRTPPAGADPTTGRDALVLRIAVRKVLAALAGTGPLLVVVDDAQWLDEPTARVLLFLARRSVPGYAVLAALRTPLAPSDEVPRPDRATAPELCPQPLRTLPLEPLTVREIAEVLDAHGEGPWPPRLTARLHEAGAGNPRTALELSAALHAAVSSGAPLPDSSEPLPVPESLSRPLLERVEALPARAQQMLLTASAAVRPTVELLRRAGCRYADADVDTCVRHGLLRARDHGTLGFPDPLTPLVLAARAPYALRMDAHRALAGAADDPVERAHHLARLTAGPDPAVADRLVEAAAAARRRGAPGTAARFGRLAAQYTPADGTPTGIGRRLTAAEDGLDAGDFGFARQLAYEVLREAVRPADRVRAWNVVVDSSGQAMSEVADVFPEAVRDAGRDPGLLAPLHYRMSWHAWMVGGSARRARDHAARAAGLAARAGDRRTEVLALTQQAALELFLGLPEAESTLTAALAAPHDAYAMSHHNGPIYLKHRFHLVHDQLEEARAELRTLVYTLRQRGSADCLSQCLIGLAQLEIQRGRCRQGLSMARQSLRIAERAGLSQGPAWYAVALAETAGGSLSQGLAAAEAARRHSEDDDDRLFLPRALHAEGRIRLFSGQYGQAAQLLRRTAEMESAQGQGDPATRRWHADLVEALARSGAVDEAESVGDRARAQAARLGRTGTLAALDRAAATVAEERGRLGAAAAGYEDAAGRLRAAGYPLEEARAHVALGRVRRRLGDEGASRAAFAQALRIFTAAGARAWVAGVRTERDRGEEASFPHLEGNAWPERLSSTERSVVTRVAQGATNREIAAGLTLSVKTVEAALTRAYRKLGAKSRVEITRIVMARPAT; the protein is encoded by the coding sequence ATGACCCGCTCCAGAACCGACCGTCTCCGTACCGCCGACTCCCGTACCCCGGGCTCCCGCACCCCGGGCTCCCGCACCTCGGGCCGGGACGCCCTGCGCCACGCGGCCCGCGCCCACCTGGAGGGCGGCGGCGGTGTCCTGCTCACCGGCCCCGAGGGCATCGGCCGGAGCACGACGGTGACCCAACTCGCCGACGAGTTCGCGGCGCGCGGGCACCGCGTCCTGCGCTGTGCGCCGGCCTCGTCCGACCGGGACAGCCCCTTCCTCGGCCTCATCGACCTGCTGGCCACGGCCGGCGACGCCCCGCTGGCCGGTCTGGCCGCCCAGGAACGGGCCCTGCTCGAAGGCGCGCTCCTGCGCCGCACGCCGCCCGCCGGAGCCGACCCCACCACGGGCCGGGACGCGCTGGTCCTGCGCATCGCCGTGCGCAAGGTCCTGGCCGCGCTCGCCGGGACCGGCCCCCTGCTGGTGGTCGTCGACGACGCGCAGTGGCTGGACGAGCCGACGGCCCGGGTCCTGCTGTTCCTCGCCCGCCGCAGCGTGCCCGGGTACGCCGTACTCGCCGCCCTGCGTACGCCGCTCGCCCCGTCCGACGAGGTCCCGCGGCCGGACCGTGCGACGGCCCCGGAGCTGTGCCCGCAGCCGCTCCGTACGCTGCCGCTCGAACCCCTGACCGTCCGCGAGATCGCCGAAGTGCTGGACGCGCACGGCGAGGGCCCCTGGCCGCCGCGGCTGACCGCGCGCCTGCACGAGGCCGGCGCGGGAAATCCCCGTACGGCCCTGGAACTGTCCGCCGCCCTCCACGCGGCGGTCTCCTCCGGCGCGCCCCTCCCCGACTCCTCGGAGCCGCTGCCCGTCCCCGAGTCCCTGAGCCGTCCGCTCCTGGAGCGGGTGGAGGCGCTGCCGGCGCGGGCCCAGCAGATGCTGCTCACCGCGAGCGCCGCCGTCCGCCCGACGGTGGAGCTGCTGCGGCGGGCGGGCTGCCGGTACGCGGACGCCGATGTCGACACCTGCGTACGGCACGGCCTGCTGCGGGCGCGGGACCACGGCACGCTCGGCTTCCCCGACCCGCTCACGCCGTTGGTCCTGGCGGCGCGGGCCCCGTACGCGCTGCGGATGGACGCGCACCGCGCCCTGGCCGGGGCCGCCGACGACCCGGTCGAGCGCGCCCATCACCTCGCCCGGCTGACGGCGGGCCCGGACCCGGCGGTGGCGGACCGGCTGGTCGAGGCGGCGGCCGCGGCCCGGCGCCGGGGCGCACCGGGGACGGCGGCCCGGTTCGGGCGGCTCGCGGCGCAGTACACCCCGGCCGACGGGACACCCACCGGCATCGGCCGCCGGCTCACGGCCGCGGAGGACGGGCTGGACGCGGGCGACTTCGGCTTCGCCCGGCAACTGGCGTACGAGGTGCTGCGGGAGGCGGTCCGGCCCGCCGACCGGGTGCGTGCCTGGAACGTGGTGGTGGACTCCTCGGGCCAGGCGATGTCGGAGGTCGCGGACGTGTTCCCCGAGGCGGTACGGGACGCGGGGCGCGATCCCGGGCTGCTGGCCCCGCTGCACTACCGCATGAGCTGGCACGCGTGGATGGTGGGCGGCTCGGCGCGGCGGGCGCGCGACCACGCCGCACGGGCGGCCGGGCTCGCCGCGCGGGCGGGCGACCGGCGCACGGAGGTGCTGGCGCTGACCCAGCAGGCGGCCCTGGAACTCTTCCTGGGCCTGCCCGAGGCGGAGTCGACGCTCACCGCCGCACTCGCCGCGCCCCACGACGCGTACGCGATGAGCCACCACAACGGGCCGATCTATCTCAAGCACCGCTTCCATCTGGTGCACGACCAGCTGGAGGAGGCGCGGGCGGAGCTGCGGACGCTCGTGTACACCCTGCGTCAGCGCGGTTCGGCGGACTGTCTGAGCCAGTGCCTGATCGGCCTGGCCCAGCTGGAGATCCAGCGCGGGCGCTGCCGGCAGGGGTTGTCGATGGCCCGTCAGAGCCTGCGGATCGCCGAACGGGCGGGGCTGAGCCAGGGGCCCGCCTGGTACGCGGTCGCCCTCGCCGAGACCGCGGGCGGCAGCCTGAGCCAGGGCCTGGCGGCGGCGGAGGCGGCCAGGCGGCACAGCGAGGACGACGACGACCGGCTGTTCCTGCCCAGGGCGCTGCACGCCGAGGGCCGGATCAGGCTGTTCAGCGGCCAGTACGGGCAGGCCGCCCAGCTGCTGCGCCGTACCGCCGAGATGGAGAGCGCCCAGGGCCAGGGCGACCCCGCGACCCGCCGCTGGCACGCCGACCTCGTCGAGGCGCTGGCCCGCAGCGGGGCGGTGGACGAGGCGGAGTCGGTCGGCGACCGGGCCCGCGCCCAGGCCGCCCGGCTCGGCAGGACCGGCACCCTCGCCGCCCTGGACCGGGCGGCGGCGACGGTCGCCGAGGAGCGCGGTCGCCTCGGGGCGGCCGCCGCGGGCTACGAGGACGCGGCGGGGCGCCTGCGGGCGGCCGGCTACCCCCTGGAGGAGGCCCGCGCCCATGTGGCGCTCGGCCGCGTCCGCCGCCGCCTCGGTGACGAGGGCGCTTCCCGCGCGGCCTTCGCCCAGGCGCTGCGCATCTTCACGGCGGCGGGCGCGCGGGCCTGGGTCGCGGGTGTACGGACGGAGCGGGACCGGGGCGAGGAGGCGTCGTTCCCGCACCTGGAGGGCAACGCGTGGCCGGAGCGGCTGAGTTCGACGGAGCGCAGTGTGGTGACGCGGGTGGCGCAGGGCGCGACGAACCGGGAGATCGCGGCGGGTCTGACGCTCAGCGTGAAGACGGTGGAGGCGGCGCTCACCCGCGCCTATCGCAAGCTGGGCGCGAAGTCGCGCGTGGAGATCACCCGAATCGTCATGGCCCGCCCGGCAACGTGA
- a CDS encoding helix-turn-helix domain-containing protein, translated as MTSTPSHFGPELRRLRQEAGLSLADFAMALNYDKGHLSKVERGGRTASSELARRCDAFLGAKGELERLAARPDSAPDTAEAPAPSLWQVGRRAVLAAGTGSLIDLGLKGGGQPHSAAGPLLLSFRAQFDQLRQLGQSTAPKLLLPLLETQTRTVAGLAAGSPSATRTPALLLASRFAEFTGWMAQEAGDTGAALGWTGEAAELARAGGDPYLGSYALVRRALVTLYDGDAATTVTLARRAQRDDLPPRIRGLAAQREAQGHALVGEERDCLRSLDRARELLAGDDVRDSAGPVIGTTHVNDPAAMTTGWCLHDLGRPKAAAEILDRECHRLPAHALRTRARYGFRRSLAHAASGEVEHACTIAGELLGVMPAVPSATVNSDVRRLARELHRFRSSRAVRDLQPALARVLAPAQD; from the coding sequence ATGACGAGCACACCTTCACACTTCGGCCCGGAACTGCGCCGATTACGGCAGGAGGCGGGGCTGTCCCTGGCCGACTTCGCCATGGCGCTCAACTACGACAAGGGCCACCTCAGCAAGGTCGAGCGCGGCGGGCGTACGGCATCGTCCGAACTGGCCCGGCGATGCGACGCCTTCCTCGGCGCGAAGGGCGAACTGGAGCGCCTGGCCGCCCGCCCCGATTCCGCGCCGGACACGGCCGAAGCCCCTGCCCCGAGCCTCTGGCAGGTCGGGCGCCGGGCGGTCCTCGCGGCGGGCACGGGGTCGCTGATCGATCTCGGGCTCAAGGGCGGAGGTCAGCCGCACTCCGCCGCCGGTCCTCTCCTTCTGTCCTTCCGGGCGCAGTTCGACCAGCTTCGCCAACTCGGCCAGTCCACCGCCCCGAAGCTGCTGCTTCCCCTCCTGGAGACGCAGACTCGTACGGTCGCCGGGCTGGCCGCCGGCAGCCCCTCTGCCACACGCACCCCCGCGCTCCTGCTCGCCTCGCGGTTCGCGGAGTTCACCGGCTGGATGGCCCAGGAGGCCGGGGACACCGGCGCGGCGCTCGGCTGGACCGGCGAGGCCGCCGAACTGGCGCGCGCCGGGGGCGATCCGTACCTGGGTTCGTACGCGCTCGTGCGACGCGCCCTGGTCACGCTCTACGACGGCGACGCCGCGACCACCGTCACTCTGGCCCGCCGGGCGCAGCGCGACGACCTCCCGCCCCGCATCCGGGGACTCGCGGCTCAGCGGGAGGCGCAGGGACACGCTCTCGTCGGCGAGGAACGCGACTGCCTGCGCAGCCTCGACAGGGCGCGGGAGCTGCTCGCGGGTGACGACGTCCGCGACAGCGCGGGACCCGTGATCGGCACCACCCATGTGAACGATCCGGCGGCGATGACGACCGGTTGGTGCCTGCACGATCTCGGCCGGCCGAAGGCCGCCGCCGAGATCCTCGACCGGGAGTGCCACCGTCTCCCTGCGCACGCCCTGCGCACCCGTGCCCGGTACGGCTTCCGCAGGTCCCTGGCCCACGCGGCCTCCGGGGAGGTCGAGCATGCGTGCACGATCGCCGGAGAACTCCTCGGGGTCATGCCGGCCGTGCCCTCGGCCACGGTGAACAGCGACGTCCGGCGTCTCGCGCGGGAGCTCCACCGGTTCCGGAGCAGCCGGGCCGTACGCGATCTGCAGCCCGCGCTGGCCCGGGTGCTCGCCCCCGCGCAGGACTGA
- a CDS encoding M4 family metallopeptidase: MYIRRAARLLTATVACACASAIALPGATAAPSPAVPSPTAGPHAFAPAPYTTQPSAAVRKDVEADAKKALAAHGQAAHRSGSDSFTVRNLVVDRDGSASVRFDRTYKGLPAYGGDVVVRLKQDGAYESLTTAARATPAVSTTPELTAPRASQLSKKAFRGSVDSVSAPRLAVQLNDDDATLVWETVVSGVRADQTPSRLHVLVDARSGEVVRTSDEVSTFAAAGDAAPARTATAAKAPAVAVAAATAGTGRTIYSGQVSLDVTQTGGGYALQDPSHGNGYTTNLNHATSGTGSVFTSSTGTFGNGSASDPASAGADAHYGAAMTFDYFKTAHGRNGIFGDGRGVPSRTHYGNAYVNAFWDGSQMTYGDGQGNQRPLVELDVAGHEMAHGVSGALTGWDETGETGGMNEGTSDIFGTLVEFYANSPVDKPDYTMGELINISGNNQPLRWMNQPSLDGASPDCWNSNNGSLDPHYSMGPLNHWFFLAAVGSGNHGYGNSPTCNNSTVNGIGNDKAGKIWFKALASYANSRENYHQARIDSLKAAADLYGAHCTEYNTIDAAWAAVSVTGADPVPGTCGSQPGSPSVTNPGNQTSAVGTAVSVQIQASDPGGQALTYSASGLPAGLSISSSTGRVTGTPTTAGTSAVTVTAKNPAGATGTAAFTWTVTGGGNPPEGCGDLPAWNATTGYTPGDQVSYNGHTYTSQWYSTGAEPGAPGSWAVWTDSGPC, translated from the coding sequence ATGTACATACGAAGAGCCGCGAGGCTTCTGACGGCCACTGTGGCCTGTGCGTGTGCCTCCGCCATCGCCCTGCCCGGGGCGACGGCCGCCCCGTCACCCGCCGTCCCCTCCCCGACCGCGGGCCCCCACGCCTTCGCCCCGGCCCCGTACACGACGCAGCCCTCGGCCGCCGTCCGCAAGGACGTGGAGGCCGACGCGAAGAAGGCCCTGGCGGCCCACGGGCAGGCCGCCCACCGCAGCGGCTCCGACTCCTTCACCGTCCGGAACCTGGTGGTCGACCGGGACGGCTCCGCCTCCGTACGGTTCGACCGGACGTACAAGGGCCTGCCCGCCTACGGCGGCGATGTCGTCGTACGGCTGAAGCAGGACGGCGCCTACGAGTCGCTGACCACGGCGGCGCGGGCCACGCCCGCGGTGTCCACCACCCCCGAGCTCACCGCGCCCCGCGCCTCCCAGCTGTCGAAGAAGGCGTTCCGGGGCTCGGTCGACTCGGTCTCCGCGCCGCGTCTGGCCGTCCAGCTGAACGACGACGACGCCACCCTGGTCTGGGAGACCGTGGTCAGCGGGGTGCGCGCCGACCAGACCCCGAGCCGGCTGCACGTCCTGGTGGACGCGCGCTCCGGCGAGGTCGTCCGCACCAGCGACGAGGTGAGCACCTTCGCGGCCGCCGGTGACGCCGCCCCGGCCCGTACGGCCACCGCGGCGAAGGCCCCGGCCGTCGCGGTGGCCGCCGCCACCGCGGGCACCGGCCGCACGATCTACAGCGGGCAGGTGTCGCTCGACGTCACGCAGACCGGCGGTGGGTATGCCCTCCAGGACCCGTCGCACGGCAACGGCTACACGACCAACCTCAACCACGCGACCAGCGGCACCGGTTCCGTCTTCACCAGCTCCACCGGCACCTTCGGCAACGGCTCCGCGAGCGACCCCGCGTCGGCCGGCGCCGACGCCCACTACGGGGCGGCGATGACGTTCGACTACTTCAAGACCGCCCACGGCCGCAACGGCATCTTCGGCGACGGCCGGGGCGTGCCCTCGCGGACCCACTACGGCAACGCGTACGTGAACGCCTTCTGGGACGGCAGCCAGATGACGTACGGGGACGGCCAGGGCAACCAGCGCCCGCTGGTCGAACTCGACGTCGCCGGGCACGAGATGGCGCACGGCGTGAGCGGCGCGCTCACCGGCTGGGACGAGACCGGTGAGACCGGCGGGATGAACGAGGGCACCAGCGACATCTTCGGCACACTGGTGGAGTTCTACGCCAACAGCCCGGTCGACAAGCCCGACTACACCATGGGCGAGCTGATCAACATCAGCGGCAACAACCAGCCGCTGCGCTGGATGAACCAGCCCTCGCTGGACGGCGCGTCGCCCGACTGCTGGAACAGCAACAACGGCAGCCTCGACCCGCACTACTCGATGGGCCCGCTGAACCACTGGTTCTTCCTGGCGGCCGTCGGCAGCGGCAACCACGGCTACGGCAACAGCCCGACCTGCAACAACTCCACGGTCAACGGGATCGGCAACGACAAGGCCGGCAAGATCTGGTTCAAGGCGCTGGCCTCGTACGCCAACAGCCGGGAGAACTACCACCAGGCCCGCATCGACTCGCTGAAGGCGGCGGCCGACCTCTACGGCGCCCACTGCACCGAGTACAACACCATCGACGCGGCCTGGGCGGCGGTCAGCGTCACCGGGGCGGACCCGGTCCCCGGCACCTGCGGCAGCCAGCCCGGTTCGCCTTCGGTGACCAACCCCGGCAACCAGACGAGCGCCGTCGGCACCGCCGTCAGCGTGCAGATCCAGGCGAGCGACCCGGGCGGCCAGGCCCTCACCTACAGCGCGAGCGGCCTGCCCGCGGGCCTGTCGATCAGCTCCTCCACCGGCCGCGTCACCGGCACCCCGACCACCGCCGGCACCTCCGCCGTGACCGTCACCGCGAAGAACCCCGCCGGCGCCACGGGCACGGCGGCCTTCACCTGGACCGTCACGGGCGGCGGCAACCCGCCCGAGGGCTGCGGCGACCTGCCCGCCTGGAACGCGACCACCGGCTACACGCCGGGCGACCAGGTCTCCTACAACGGCCACACCTACACCTCGCAGTGGTACTCGACCGGAGCGGAGCCGGGCGCCCCGGGCTCCTGGGCCGTCTGGACGGACAGCGGCCCCTGCTGA
- a CDS encoding toll/interleukin-1 receptor domain-containing protein — protein sequence MPDVFVNYRTGDEESAATLIDRELARRFGRERVFFASNSIEPGHRYPAELVKAVEECQALLAVIGPRWAEVRGADGRPALEARQDWTRREIETALDRGVLVIPVLVGKATRIDPAVLPEDLRELADCQYRRFDHRNAESDLAAIGDALARLLPELGEEDRDARAARERAEAKSRKKSAKDRGRVRMQARDMEQRVRGGIGNLNGDLGTFVNEPQGPVNTGRGPQYNAPHFEGDNTGVQFTAGDNSGTVHQRFERERRRSDDER from the coding sequence ATGCCCGACGTCTTCGTCAACTACCGCACAGGCGATGAGGAATCAGCGGCGACTCTCATCGACCGGGAACTCGCCCGCCGGTTCGGCCGCGAGCGGGTCTTCTTCGCCAGCAACTCCATCGAGCCCGGACACCGCTACCCGGCGGAGCTGGTCAAGGCCGTGGAGGAGTGCCAGGCGCTCCTCGCCGTCATCGGGCCGCGCTGGGCGGAGGTGCGCGGTGCCGACGGCCGCCCCGCACTGGAGGCCCGGCAGGACTGGACCCGGCGCGAGATCGAGACGGCGCTCGACCGCGGAGTCCTGGTGATTCCCGTGCTCGTAGGAAAGGCCACCCGGATCGACCCCGCCGTCCTCCCGGAGGACCTGCGAGAGCTGGCGGACTGCCAGTACAGGCGGTTCGACCACCGAAACGCCGAGTCGGATCTGGCGGCGATCGGCGACGCCCTCGCCCGGCTGCTGCCGGAGCTGGGCGAGGAGGACCGGGACGCCCGTGCGGCACGGGAGCGGGCGGAGGCGAAGTCCCGCAAGAAGTCGGCCAAGGACCGCGGGCGCGTCAGGATGCAGGCACGCGACATGGAACAACGCGTACGCGGCGGTATCGGCAACCTCAACGGAGACCTCGGCACCTTCGTCAACGAGCCACAGGGGCCGGTGAACACCGGTCGCGGACCGCAATACAACGCACCCCACTTCGAGGGGGACAACACCGGCGTGCAGTTCACGGCGGGCGACAACAGCGGTACGGTCCACCAGCGCTTCGAGCGCGAGCGCCGGCGTTCGGACGACGAGCGATGA